One window of Hoplias malabaricus isolate fHopMal1 chromosome 16, fHopMal1.hap1, whole genome shotgun sequence genomic DNA carries:
- the LOC136671576 gene encoding granzyme C-like, whose amino-acid sequence MALVHLLLLPAVLLPLGHSESVNVGIVNGTEAKPHSRSYMVSVQGNGKHVCGGFLVSDLFVMTAAHCWKDGLDKAEVTAVIGAHDLKSNDFERIAVKEHHIHPEFHYPAPSNDIMLLKLGKSTKNIKNAAKISISKLSKDIDGSCSVAGWGRIKSKGNTSNVLLETNITVYKNCETLWNDTNLLCAGGKKGGFCQGDSGGPLVCDDKAVGIASFIEKDNCDNPTKSNVYTNIAAFMPWIKKIIEHQ is encoded by the exons ATGGCTCTGGTTCATCTGCTCCTACTGCCGGCTGTACTGCTGCCCCTCGGTCACTCAG agagtGTGAATGTGGGTATCGTGAATGGCACAGAGGCAAAGCCCCACTCCAGATCCTACATGGTTTCTGTTCAAGGAAACGGGAAGCacgtctgtgggggtttcctcgtGTCTGATCTCTTTGTCATGACGGCTGCACACTGCTGGAAAGA TGGACTGGATAAGGCAGAAGTGACAGCAGTGATCGGAGCTCATGATCTGAAGTCCAATGACTTTGAGCGTATAGCAGTAAAGGAGCACCACATTCATCCAGAGTTCCATTACCCTGCCCCCAGCAATGACATCATGCTTTTGAAG CTAGGAAAGTCGACTAAAAACATCAAGAATGCTGCAAAGATTTCAATCTCTAAACTAAGCAAAGACATAGATGGGTCTTGCAGCGTAGCTGGTTGGGGAAGAATTAAATCCAAGGGAAATACAAGTAACGTACTTCTGGAGACGAACATCACAGTCTATAAAAATTGTGAAACGTTATGGAACGACACCAACTTACTGTGTGCAGGTGGTAAAAAAGGTGGATTTTGTCAG GGGGACTCTGGTGGTCCTCTGGTCTGTGATGACAAAGCAGTCGGCATTGCTTCCTTCATTGAGAAGGACAACTGTGACAACCCCACAAAATCAAATGTCTACACCAATATTGCTGCATTCATGCCCTGGATCAAGAAAATCATTGAACACCagtaa